A genome region from Blastocatellia bacterium includes the following:
- a CDS encoding peptidylprolyl isomerase — translation MRRMCVSSWGMMSFALALVLVSGVWGQQRPSAPARRAPGLYAIFETSMGRIVCRLFEQETPKTVANFVGLAEGTKEHLSPRTGRKIKKRFYDGLMFHRVIPNFIIQSGDPTATGRYTPGYTFEDEIRPNLKFDKPGRLAMANRGPNTNGSQFFITVAPAPHLNGKHTIFGEVVEGLDVARRIANVPRDATDKPINPVLIQKVIIERVK, via the coding sequence ATGAGGAGAATGTGTGTCTCTAGTTGGGGAATGATGAGTTTTGCGCTGGCGCTCGTGCTCGTCTCCGGAGTCTGGGGCCAGCAGCGGCCTTCTGCGCCGGCGCGTCGCGCTCCGGGCCTATATGCCATCTTCGAGACGAGCATGGGGCGGATCGTATGTCGGCTCTTCGAGCAGGAGACGCCGAAGACCGTCGCCAACTTCGTCGGCTTAGCCGAGGGGACTAAAGAACACCTGTCGCCGCGCACGGGGCGGAAGATCAAGAAGCGATTTTACGATGGCCTGATGTTCCATCGCGTCATCCCGAACTTCATCATTCAGTCGGGGGATCCGACGGCGACCGGACGCTATACGCCGGGCTATACGTTCGAGGACGAGATTCGTCCGAACCTGAAATTCGACAAGCCGGGACGCCTGGCGATGGCCAATCGCGGGCCCAATACGAATGGGAGTCAATTCTTCATCACGGTGGCGCCGGCACCGCATTTGAATGGCAAGCATACGATCTTCGGCGAGGTCGTCGAAGGATTAGATGTGGCGCGGCGCATCGCCAACGTCCCGCGCGACGCGACGGACAAGCCGATCAATCCGGTGCTCATCCAGAAGGTGATCATCGAGCGCGTGAAGTGA
- a CDS encoding ATP-dependent DNA ligase: MKFATLVEYFERLEGTTKRLEMFDILSELFREVGAEEIAPVVYLLEEQLAPPFRGLEIGMAEKLVLRAIAKATGVDESRVLTLYKKLGDPGLVVERLKEAPARGKLTVASVYARLMEIAEQSGEGSVERKVQGLSALLAEVGPKEARYIARFVMGRLRLGIGDPTILDALSKAVAGDRSLRPDLERAYNLCSDLGLVARTLRERGLEGIRAFRVRVGHPIRMALAERLPTAEEIIRRLGRCAVEVKIDGFRCQVHKQGDAVEIFSRNLERTTPMFPDIVEGVRRQITAREAIFEGEAVAVNEETGEIYPFQVTVQRKRKHGVEEMAREYPLVLYAFDLLYCDGMDYTPEPYEKRRQTLERVIRPGDRLKLAEMIITADPKAVERFFEQSIERGLEGIVAKRLDAPYQAGARGFHWIKLKRSYKGELSDTIDVVLVGYFYGRGARARFGIGALLGAVYDEESDTFKTIAKIGSGLSEEEWERIRKLLDDHRVAHRPARVDSLIEPDVWVEPRYVVTVLADEITKSPVHTCGKRGEEPGYALRFPRVVGWIREDKRPEDANTVREILEMYEMQKKVKLAG, encoded by the coding sequence ATGAAGTTCGCTACCCTGGTGGAGTATTTCGAGCGTCTGGAAGGGACGACCAAGCGGCTGGAGATGTTCGACATCTTGAGCGAGCTGTTTCGCGAGGTGGGGGCTGAGGAGATCGCTCCAGTCGTTTATCTGCTGGAGGAGCAGCTGGCCCCTCCCTTCCGGGGCCTTGAGATCGGGATGGCCGAGAAGCTCGTATTGCGAGCCATTGCGAAAGCCACCGGCGTTGACGAATCGCGCGTCCTGACGCTCTACAAGAAGCTGGGCGATCCGGGGCTGGTCGTCGAGCGATTGAAAGAAGCGCCTGCGCGCGGCAAGCTCACCGTCGCCTCCGTCTATGCGCGGCTGATGGAGATTGCCGAGCAAAGCGGCGAGGGGAGCGTCGAACGCAAGGTGCAGGGGCTCAGCGCATTGCTCGCGGAGGTGGGGCCAAAAGAAGCGCGTTACATCGCGCGGTTTGTCATGGGACGCTTGCGCTTGGGGATTGGCGATCCTACGATCCTGGATGCGCTCTCAAAAGCGGTAGCGGGCGATCGGAGTTTGAGGCCAGATCTGGAGCGCGCGTACAACCTTTGTTCGGATCTGGGACTGGTGGCGCGGACGCTTCGGGAGCGCGGCCTGGAGGGGATTCGCGCCTTTCGAGTTCGCGTCGGGCATCCAATTCGCATGGCCTTGGCCGAGCGCTTGCCGACGGCCGAGGAGATCATCCGGCGGCTCGGACGCTGCGCCGTCGAGGTGAAGATTGATGGGTTCCGCTGTCAGGTGCACAAACAAGGGGATGCGGTCGAGATCTTCTCCCGCAATCTCGAACGCACGACGCCGATGTTCCCGGATATCGTCGAGGGGGTGCGACGACAGATCACCGCGCGCGAGGCGATCTTCGAGGGTGAAGCCGTGGCCGTGAACGAGGAGACGGGTGAGATCTATCCCTTCCAGGTCACCGTCCAACGCAAGCGCAAGCATGGGGTCGAGGAGATGGCGCGCGAGTATCCGCTGGTCCTCTACGCCTTCGATCTGCTCTATTGCGACGGCATGGATTACACACCCGAGCCTTATGAGAAGCGGCGACAGACATTGGAGCGGGTGATTCGTCCGGGCGATCGGTTGAAACTCGCCGAGATGATCATCACCGCTGATCCCAAGGCCGTGGAGCGGTTCTTCGAGCAAAGCATCGAGCGCGGATTGGAGGGAATTGTTGCCAAGCGGCTCGATGCGCCGTATCAAGCCGGCGCCCGGGGCTTTCATTGGATCAAGCTCAAGCGCTCGTACAAAGGCGAGCTGAGCGATACGATTGACGTTGTCTTGGTCGGATATTTCTATGGTCGCGGGGCGCGGGCGCGCTTCGGCATCGGGGCCTTGCTCGGCGCCGTGTACGATGAGGAGAGCGATACGTTCAAGACGATCGCCAAGATCGGAAGCGGATTGAGCGAAGAGGAATGGGAGCGCATTCGGAAGTTGCTGGATGATCATCGCGTGGCACATCGGCCCGCGCGCGTGGATTCGCTCATTGAGCCCGATGTGTGGGTCGAACCTCGCTATGTCGTGACGGTGCTGGCGGACGAGATCACGAAGTCGCCAGTGCATACCTGCGGCAAGCGAGGGGAGGAACCGGGCTATGCCCTGCGCTTCCCGCGCGTCGTCGGTTGGATTCGGGAGGACAAGAGGCCCGAAGATGCGAACACCGTTCGCGAAATCCTCGAGATGTACGAGATGCAGAAGAAGGTGAAGCTGGCCGGATGA
- a CDS encoding anion permease, which yields MTGLGIALAPVPEGVARASWNLLAIFAATIVGLIVQPVPGGAMVLLGVLALAVTGTMPVNEALSGYADPIVWLVLAAFFFARGMIKTGLGRRIAFLFIRAVGRHSLGLGYALATTDLVLATIIPSNGARAGGILFPIARSLAEAYNSQPGDSARRLGAFLMVLVYQCEVIVCAMFLTGQASNPLIAKFAEQVAGVSLTYARWALGALVPGALSFLLIPLLLYRLFPPEQRRTPEAAALAEAELKRLGPMSRQEKMMLAVFLIVASLWMTMSWHGLHYAVIALLGIALLLLGGVLTWEDVISERGAWDVFLWYGGLVRMGGALGETDLTRRFAEAAAAVTEGWNWWGALLVLALVYFYAHYGFASITAHATAMYIPFLIVVLAAGAPAPLAVHTLAYLSNLMAGLTHYGTTPAPIYFGAGYVAQTTWWRLGLIASWINLAIWFGIGSAWWKMLGWWS from the coding sequence TTGACGGGCCTTGGGATCGCATTGGCGCCCGTTCCCGAAGGCGTCGCGCGCGCGTCCTGGAATCTGCTGGCGATCTTCGCGGCGACGATCGTGGGCTTGATCGTGCAGCCGGTGCCTGGAGGAGCGATGGTGCTCCTGGGCGTGCTGGCGCTTGCTGTGACGGGGACGATGCCCGTGAACGAAGCGCTCTCAGGATATGCGGACCCGATCGTCTGGCTGGTGCTCGCTGCCTTCTTCTTCGCGCGCGGGATGATTAAGACTGGATTGGGACGGCGCATCGCGTTCCTCTTCATCCGCGCCGTGGGGCGTCATTCGCTCGGTCTCGGATATGCGCTGGCAACGACGGACCTGGTGCTGGCGACGATCATTCCCTCAAATGGCGCGCGCGCCGGGGGAATCCTCTTCCCCATCGCCCGAAGCTTGGCCGAAGCATATAATTCGCAGCCTGGGGATTCAGCGCGTCGGTTGGGCGCATTCCTCATGGTCCTCGTGTATCAGTGCGAGGTCATCGTGTGCGCGATGTTCCTGACGGGGCAAGCGTCGAATCCCTTGATCGCGAAGTTCGCCGAGCAGGTGGCGGGAGTCTCGCTCACCTACGCGCGATGGGCACTTGGCGCGCTCGTGCCGGGCGCGCTCTCGTTCCTCCTCATCCCCTTGCTCCTTTACCGGTTGTTTCCACCGGAGCAGCGGCGCACTCCCGAGGCGGCGGCCTTGGCCGAGGCCGAATTGAAGCGCCTGGGGCCGATGTCGCGCCAAGAGAAAATGATGCTGGCGGTCTTCTTGATCGTGGCGTCCTTGTGGATGACGATGAGTTGGCATGGGCTGCATTATGCTGTGATCGCGCTTTTGGGGATCGCGCTATTGCTGCTCGGCGGCGTACTGACGTGGGAGGATGTGATCTCCGAACGTGGTGCTTGGGACGTGTTCCTCTGGTATGGTGGGCTTGTGCGCATGGGGGGAGCACTCGGCGAAACCGATCTCACGCGGCGCTTCGCCGAGGCAGCGGCGGCCGTGACGGAGGGATGGAACTGGTGGGGGGCGCTGCTTGTGCTCGCGCTCGTCTACTTCTACGCGCACTACGGATTCGCGAGTATCACGGCGCATGCCACGGCGATGTACATTCCATTCCTCATCGTCGTGCTCGCAGCCGGAGCGCCAGCGCCTCTGGCCGTACACACGCTCGCGTATCTCTCGAACTTGATGGCCGGACTCACGCACTATGGGACGACGCCCGCGCCCATCTATTTCGGCGCCGGATATGTCGCACAGACGACGTGGTGGCGGCTCGGACTGATCGCTTCGTGGATCAATCTCGCGATCTGGTTCGGAATCGGATCCGCATGGTGGAAGATGCTGGGTTGGTGGTCGTAG
- a CDS encoding metal-dependent hydrolase, protein MDTITHGLITRLFAKAIVPERRGRDLIVLATICSVLPDVDILYGAGDPLAGLQNHRGFTHSLLGAVLLGFPLAALTYYRLPHRLLKRARERSTLPHGVERRASPSERAAYGFWAFYLASVLGIGSHIFFDLVTSYGTMILQPFSDRRFSLDLWFIIDPYVWLILSVPWLLRRALGPERLRRRGTGWEYRIAALLLVGYIGLAAGVQMTALRQLEAWTRVQGISATTIGAIPVAFSPLRRKGIVMTPDRVYDIPIRVTSADFGPIATYPSPFRTDDPFIVRAWATPHGKRYRWFARFPLAVRLDEEERQRVILYDLRFQPRWEDLGIVGRTVARALLKRWPELMEQKRQALEIVFDARGRAERIAFLD, encoded by the coding sequence ATGGACACGATCACGCACGGATTGATCACGCGGCTTTTCGCGAAGGCCATTGTACCTGAGCGGCGTGGACGCGATCTCATCGTGCTCGCGACCATTTGCAGCGTCCTGCCGGATGTGGACATCCTCTACGGCGCGGGCGATCCGTTGGCCGGGTTGCAGAATCATCGCGGATTCACCCATTCGCTTCTAGGAGCTGTCCTATTGGGATTCCCACTGGCAGCTCTCACTTATTACCGCCTTCCCCACAGGCTTCTGAAACGCGCGCGAGAGCGTTCAACGCTCCCGCACGGTGTGGAGCGCCGCGCGAGCCCATCAGAGCGCGCGGCCTATGGCTTCTGGGCCTTCTATCTGGCGAGCGTTCTCGGGATCGGTTCCCACATCTTCTTCGACCTGGTGACGTCCTACGGGACGATGATCCTGCAGCCGTTCTCCGATCGGCGATTCAGCCTCGACCTTTGGTTCATCATTGATCCGTACGTGTGGCTGATCCTCAGCGTGCCGTGGTTGCTGCGACGCGCGCTCGGGCCCGAGAGGTTGCGAAGACGGGGGACGGGATGGGAGTATCGCATCGCTGCGCTGCTCCTTGTGGGGTACATCGGACTCGCCGCGGGCGTGCAGATGACGGCGCTTCGCCAGTTGGAAGCGTGGACGAGAGTGCAGGGGATCTCGGCGACGACGATCGGGGCAATTCCCGTTGCCTTCTCACCACTCCGTCGCAAGGGCATCGTCATGACTCCCGATCGCGTCTACGACATTCCGATCCGCGTGACGAGTGCTGATTTCGGACCGATCGCCACATATCCTTCGCCGTTTCGCACGGATGATCCGTTCATCGTGCGCGCGTGGGCGACACCGCACGGAAAACGCTATCGGTGGTTCGCCCGCTTCCCGCTGGCCGTGCGCCTCGACGAAGAGGAGAGACAACGCGTCATCCTGTACGATCTGAGATTCCAGCCGCGGTGGGAGGATCTGGGGATTGTCGGACGAACGGTCGCGCGCGCTCTCCTGAAGCGTTGGCCCGAGTTGATGGAGCAAAAACGACAAGCCTTGGAGATCGTCTTCGACGCTCGTGGGCGCGCTGAGCGCATCGCCTTTTTGGATTGA
- the truD gene encoding tRNA pseudouridine(13) synthase TruD, translating into MSEDRTPLSSTEESAVEAQVRHGRPIAYKIKVMPEDFQVAEICDLTPSERGRYRLYRLTKSGWNTTDLLRRLARRFGLPYEAFSYGGRKDRHALTTQYITIRDERDFSLTEPAFSLQALGWTDEPMTPEFLRGNEFRITLRAMRAEEVVHLERNLRAVRDYGLPNYFDDQRFGSYDRKRGFIAERLLKDQWEEALRIYLTLIYPEEKRMAKERKRYFLEHWGQWEACLERAKTVTERRLFRFLQRHRGDYVGAVNLIPREELAMILSAYQSFLWNEMVREIVRTWASSVMEVRGVVTRYAFYLTLSRDALDYLRGVKLPTPGPRASLADPYLEHAYRTVLERAGIVSDRVFALKKLRRAYVKAVPRDVILFPEELELRDVAPDERYPGRVKAVLRFILPRGAYGTMVIKRLTLRLEDAP; encoded by the coding sequence ATGTCGGAGGATCGCACACCTCTCTCCAGCACCGAGGAATCGGCGGTCGAAGCGCAAGTTCGCCACGGGAGACCGATCGCGTACAAGATCAAGGTCATGCCGGAGGATTTTCAGGTCGCGGAGATCTGCGATCTGACACCGTCTGAGCGCGGGCGGTATCGGCTCTATCGGTTGACGAAATCCGGATGGAACACGACCGATCTCTTGCGACGGCTGGCGCGGCGGTTCGGCCTCCCCTACGAAGCGTTCTCCTACGGGGGACGGAAGGATCGTCATGCCCTCACGACACAATACATCACGATCCGCGACGAGCGCGACTTTTCGCTCACTGAACCTGCGTTCTCGCTCCAGGCTCTGGGTTGGACGGATGAGCCGATGACGCCCGAATTCCTTCGGGGCAACGAATTCCGGATCACTCTGCGGGCGATGCGCGCGGAAGAAGTCGTCCACCTGGAGCGTAATCTCCGCGCCGTGCGGGACTATGGCTTGCCGAACTATTTCGACGATCAGCGCTTCGGCTCCTATGATCGAAAGCGCGGCTTCATCGCCGAACGGCTCCTGAAGGATCAGTGGGAGGAGGCGCTGCGGATCTATCTCACCCTCATCTATCCTGAAGAGAAGCGAATGGCGAAGGAGCGCAAGCGCTATTTCCTCGAACACTGGGGGCAGTGGGAGGCATGCTTGGAACGAGCGAAGACGGTGACCGAGCGTCGCCTCTTTCGGTTCTTGCAACGACATCGGGGGGACTACGTGGGAGCGGTCAATCTTATCCCGCGCGAGGAGCTGGCCATGATCCTCTCGGCCTATCAGTCCTTCCTCTGGAACGAGATGGTGCGCGAGATCGTGCGGACGTGGGCATCGTCGGTTATGGAAGTCCGCGGCGTTGTCACGCGATACGCCTTTTACCTGACGCTCTCCCGCGATGCGCTCGACTACTTGCGGGGGGTGAAACTCCCTACGCCGGGGCCTCGTGCCTCGCTCGCCGATCCGTATCTGGAGCACGCCTATCGGACAGTCTTGGAGCGCGCGGGGATCGTTTCAGATCGAGTCTTCGCGCTGAAGAAGCTGCGACGGGCTTACGTGAAGGCCGTTCCGCGCGATGTGATCTTGTTTCCGGAGGAGCTGGAGCTGCGCGATGTGGCGCCGGATGAGCGATATCCAGGCCGCGTGAAAGCCGTGCTGCGCTTCATCCTTCCACGGGGCGCCTACGGGACCATGGTCATCAAACGTCTCACACTGCGCCTCGAAGACGCGCCATAG
- a CDS encoding fused MFS/spermidine synthase has product MSNRRDRLRHALMLSVLLSGFCGLVYEVVWMRALSLVFGNALLSTSFILAVFMGGLAIGSYGFGRWATLRARPSTLLRAYALMELGIGLWALALLGSRWWLEPLLIFGHRTLSPALFTTVKAIASAFLLLPPTALMGGTFPVLSAFFGRGRFAQLGREIGRLYAINTFGAAAGSFSSGFLLIPALGLSRTQLLAVALNILVAAIAFGCARTVSIEERHEALLSIGCRPDGVFEGTRQRDVASESSLLHSPSLLLVFFFSGFAALLYEVAYTRVLALLLGPTVYAFGLMLTIFILGLALGSRLLAPWSDRWGERADGRAKLTRLLASLYTLLGLSVTATLPILNRLPLVVSEIVQIHAEHYARLQLIQGAIIAGLLLVPTMLSGAAFPVIVKLYLREERAIGRDTGGALAANTIGAVLGSLLTGLLLIPHLGTERTFWVGILINVGISAGLLLSLSPRASIRLSLVAGLLGLFFLLFALIPRWDVERLSAGLYKYAPYYADVDVEIIAHRGDLLFYKEGALATVAVRRVGEEHQLSLDGKVDASDGGADMFTQKLLAHLPLLLADRPRRACVIGLGSGVTAGAALKHPLERVDIVEISPEVVRAARFFEHVNDRVLDDSRARLILGDGRNHLLLAKESYDVIISEPSNPWMAGMSALFTREFFQLARARLTDRGLLCQWFHSYNMSLRDLQTLLRTFHAVFPRASLWMLNENDLLLIGAKDPTFDLDLTRLEQNFHRATVREDLERLGISDLYAVLSLYVMRDDDLGRFAQGAPLHTDDHPVLEFSSPRAMHAQTSRSNLQALQGFPRALPPPPAIRAILQRATWESFQNKGRMYERAESFSEAFSEYRRAIERYPRAREALEGLLRVARTRELRAEAKALYEQVLKDDPRNLDARLALATWYEEEGRYDQCLAILREDAEKALAPIPRSRAMSARTAAESSRLLERYAACLAGAREVAALEETCQRWLQADPGNGIALFHLAALRFQQGALADALALARRSVEANPQHFQARTLVAMITAEMGETTRARALFEEITRTHSKQAMAYYNYGLFLLNAGQFRDAREQFQKALDRDPLHVESYLGLAEAFWRSGQKREARTWARRVLRWDPHNPLAREILYGRA; this is encoded by the coding sequence ATGTCGAACCGTCGGGATCGCCTCCGACATGCGCTGATGCTGAGCGTCCTGCTCTCGGGATTTTGCGGCCTCGTCTACGAAGTCGTCTGGATGCGCGCTCTCTCACTCGTGTTCGGGAACGCGCTCCTCTCCACGAGCTTCATCCTCGCCGTCTTCATGGGGGGATTGGCCATTGGCAGTTATGGATTCGGACGATGGGCGACGCTGCGGGCCCGTCCCTCGACGCTGCTTCGCGCGTATGCGCTTATGGAGTTAGGCATCGGGCTCTGGGCGCTCGCATTGTTGGGAAGTCGGTGGTGGCTCGAACCGTTGTTGATCTTCGGGCATCGCACTCTATCTCCGGCGCTCTTCACGACGGTGAAGGCGATCGCGAGCGCATTTCTTTTGCTTCCCCCAACCGCGCTCATGGGGGGGACATTCCCCGTACTCAGCGCGTTCTTCGGTCGCGGGCGCTTCGCGCAGCTTGGTCGTGAGATCGGTCGGCTCTATGCCATTAATACGTTCGGCGCAGCGGCGGGTAGTTTTAGCAGCGGCTTCCTCCTCATCCCCGCGCTGGGGCTCAGCCGAACGCAACTGCTCGCCGTCGCACTGAATATCCTCGTCGCCGCGATCGCCTTCGGATGTGCCCGCACTGTCTCCATCGAAGAACGCCATGAAGCGCTCCTCTCAATCGGATGCCGCCCCGATGGCGTCTTCGAGGGCACGCGGCAACGAGACGTTGCTTCGGAATCGTCACTGCTCCATTCTCCTTCCCTTCTGCTTGTCTTCTTCTTCTCCGGATTCGCCGCGCTCCTCTATGAGGTCGCTTATACGCGCGTCCTTGCTCTTTTACTCGGGCCGACCGTCTATGCATTCGGTCTGATGTTGACGATCTTCATCTTGGGGCTCGCGCTGGGGAGTCGTTTGCTCGCTCCGTGGAGCGATCGGTGGGGAGAGCGCGCCGACGGACGAGCGAAGCTCACGCGGCTCTTAGCGAGCCTCTACACCCTCCTGGGACTCTCGGTCACCGCGACCTTGCCGATCCTCAATCGCCTGCCGCTTGTGGTGAGCGAGATCGTGCAGATCCATGCCGAGCACTACGCTCGACTTCAGTTGATACAAGGGGCGATCATCGCCGGCCTCTTGCTCGTCCCCACGATGCTCTCGGGAGCCGCGTTCCCTGTGATCGTCAAGCTCTACCTTCGAGAAGAGCGCGCCATTGGTAGGGACACAGGAGGAGCTTTGGCTGCGAACACCATCGGAGCCGTTCTGGGCTCACTGCTGACTGGACTTCTGCTCATCCCCCATCTGGGGACAGAGCGCACGTTCTGGGTTGGCATCCTCATCAACGTGGGAATCAGCGCGGGGCTGTTGCTGTCGCTCTCGCCCCGAGCGAGCATTCGCCTAAGCCTTGTGGCAGGTCTCCTCGGCCTCTTCTTCCTGCTCTTTGCGCTCATCCCGCGATGGGACGTGGAACGACTCTCGGCCGGACTCTACAAATATGCGCCATACTATGCCGACGTGGATGTGGAGATCATCGCCCATCGTGGCGACCTGCTCTTCTACAAAGAGGGCGCCCTAGCCACAGTCGCCGTCCGCCGCGTGGGGGAGGAACATCAACTCTCGCTCGATGGAAAGGTAGACGCGAGCGATGGCGGAGCCGACATGTTCACGCAAAAATTGCTGGCGCACCTGCCACTTCTCCTGGCCGATCGCCCCCGACGGGCGTGTGTCATCGGCCTGGGGAGCGGAGTGACAGCGGGCGCCGCCCTGAAGCATCCGCTCGAGCGGGTGGACATCGTGGAGATCTCGCCCGAGGTCGTGCGCGCAGCTCGGTTCTTCGAGCATGTCAATGATCGAGTTCTCGACGATTCGCGCGCTCGCCTGATTCTCGGCGACGGACGGAACCATCTGCTGCTCGCCAAGGAATCGTACGACGTCATCATCTCCGAACCTTCGAATCCGTGGATGGCGGGCATGAGCGCGCTCTTCACCCGTGAATTCTTCCAATTGGCGCGAGCACGGTTGACCGACCGCGGGCTCCTCTGCCAATGGTTCCATAGCTACAACATGTCCCTGCGAGATCTGCAGACGCTGCTGCGGACGTTCCACGCGGTCTTCCCCCGCGCATCCCTCTGGATGCTCAACGAGAACGATCTGCTGCTGATCGGGGCGAAGGATCCCACTTTCGATCTCGATCTGACGCGTCTGGAGCAGAATTTCCATCGCGCGACGGTGCGGGAAGATCTCGAACGCCTCGGGATCTCGGATCTCTACGCCGTGCTCAGCCTCTATGTGATGCGCGACGATGACCTCGGTCGCTTCGCTCAGGGGGCACCGCTTCATACGGATGATCACCCCGTCTTGGAATTCTCCAGTCCACGGGCAATGCACGCGCAGACGAGCCGATCGAATCTTCAAGCGTTGCAGGGATTCCCCCGCGCGCTGCCACCGCCTCCGGCGATTCGAGCGATCTTACAGCGCGCGACCTGGGAGAGCTTTCAAAACAAAGGACGGATGTATGAGCGCGCCGAGAGCTTCTCGGAAGCGTTCAGCGAATACCGGCGCGCCATCGAGCGCTATCCTCGTGCGCGAGAAGCCCTGGAGGGACTGCTTCGCGTCGCCCGCACGCGCGAGCTGCGAGCCGAAGCGAAAGCGCTCTACGAGCAAGTGCTGAAAGACGATCCGCGCAATCTTGACGCACGGCTGGCGCTCGCGACGTGGTACGAAGAGGAGGGGCGCTATGATCAGTGTCTCGCCATCCTTCGGGAGGACGCTGAGAAGGCCCTGGCCCCAATCCCGAGATCGCGTGCAATGTCTGCTCGAACGGCGGCAGAAAGTTCCCGCCTCCTGGAGCGCTACGCGGCCTGCTTGGCCGGAGCCCGCGAAGTCGCGGCTCTCGAAGAGACATGCCAACGATGGCTACAGGCTGATCCTGGAAACGGGATCGCACTCTTTCACTTGGCCGCACTTCGATTCCAGCAGGGAGCGTTGGCCGATGCCCTCGCGCTCGCTCGGCGCAGCGTCGAGGCGAATCCTCAGCATTTCCAAGCACGCACGTTGGTGGCCATGATCACCGCCGAGATGGGCGAGACCACCCGAGCGCGCGCTCTCTTCGAAGAGATCACGCGCACTCATTCGAAGCAAGCGATGGCGTACTACAACTACGGGCTCTTTCTCCTGAACGCCGGGCAATTCCGCGACGCTCGCGAGCAATTTCAAAAGGCTCTGGATCGAGATCCTCTCCATGTGGAAAGCTACCTCGGCCTGGCGGAAGCCTTCTGGCGCAGCGGCCAAAAGCGCGAGGCGCGCACCTGGGCTCGTCGTGTCCTGCGATGGGACCCGCACAACCCCCTCGCGCGGGAGATCCTGTATGGACGGGCATGA